The sequence below is a genomic window from Clostridium sp. BJN0001.
ATAAGAAAATTGTAATTATTTAAATAAAAAAAAATATATATATTAGCTTTTATACTTATTGAATACATAAATAAAATTATGTAATTATTATATTTATGCTCTTCTATAAATATATTTTGTTTATTTTTTTCTATTTTTATAAAATTGTATAATATAAATACATTTACCAATATAAAATTTATAGATGATACAATAATCATCCAATAAGGACTTAAATATAATCCAACAAAATATATTGTTAATGATGGGATTATGATGCCAGCATTAATTATCTTAAACATATTTATTCCAAAAATACATTTAACTTGCACACTTATTCTTAATTGAATAATTTCCAATTCACTTATTATAATTCCAATCAAATAGCAATATATTTCAAAATAATCATAATATACACGGTCTATTTGATAAATTTTAAGCAAAATTATAATTATGCATATTAATATTATTAAATTTCCATTTTTATAGTAATTCTTTATTATCCTCTTTCCAAAAAAAATATTACTTATAAGAGATGCCATAATAGCAAATGTAAATACCGAATTAACTCTATAAAATAATTTAAAATTTTCAGAAATAATACTTACATGTAATAAAAATGTAAATACAATTATAAATGCACTTTTTTTAATTATATTTTTATTATTTAGTATTTTAGTAACTTTTTTCATAACTTTCACCTTTCAAAAAAGTTAAATGCATTTCATTTATATTATCTTCTTTTGATAAATATATTATTGAATTTTGAGTCTTTGCTAGATATTTATTAATATATAAATAAGAATCAAGATTATCATCTAAGTTTTTACTATAGTAATCTTGTCCATTATCTAAACGATTAGATGCTATCTTAATGTCTAGTTTTGTAGAATCATTATGTACTATCATATAAATATGACTTGGAAAATTTTTTCCTGTAATGCTCTTATTTAAAATTATATATATCATATTTAATAATATTTTCTTAACAATATGCAAATCTATAGATGTATAGTATGGTTTATCTGTATTATAAAATGTAAAATTATACCCTTCATTTTTAACATAATCTGAAATAACATTCACAAATTCATCTAAGTTTTCAACAATATTACATTTAATATTATTTATATTTAAATTTCCAGATCTTATTTTAGAATTATCAATAATATTATTTGAAATAATCTGCAATTGAATACACTTATTATAGATAATATTATTATATCTTTTTATCATATCCATATTCTTGTTTTTTACATATATTTTTATAACCTGTACTGCTGAATTTAATATACTTACAGGATTTTTTATATTATTACCCACACCATCTAAAAATTTAATATGAAGTATTTCTTGTTTTTTTCTATTCTGAATTTCTTTTTTTACTTTTTTTATTTTTACTTTCTCTGTAATATCCTTTATAAGATAGACTTTTCCATCTAATATCTTATATTCATCTAATATAGAAATGCTTACATATTTTTTTACATCATTAATGTTCATAACAGCATTATATGAACTTCTATCTAATGAAACATTTATAAATTTCATAACTTTATGAACCTTAGTATTTATAATCTTCTTCTTATTTTCTATTTTAAACATATTACAAAATTGACTATTTATATATAAGATTCTATTATTATATTCGCTTATAATCATAAGAGAATAAGGTATTTTCTTAAAAAGATTATAATAAATAATCTTATTCTTTTTATATTCATTATTAGATTTTTCTAAAAAAATATTACTAAATTTTATACTTCTATTAAGACCATCAAGATATTCATTTTCTTTTTCTATTTTTGAAAATAACTTTTGACATGGAAAGTTACATACTTTATTTATTGCTAATATTACAAAAAATACATATATAATGCAATTCCATTTTGTCATCTCCATATAGATATTTTTATCCTTTTGTATAAAACAGATTGATATTCCTAAGAAATATGGAATAATGCTATATTCAAACAATTTTAATATATTTATGTATTTTCCATTTAATAATTTTATATTTCTAATCTCACTAGCAAAATTAATTATGATAATAAAATCTGCAATATGGAGAAGTGTTATATATAAATTTGTATATAATGAATCATTTAAAAGCTTAATAACAAAAGATGTAAATACAACCATATAAACTATTTTGTTTTCAATTTTATTATTATCTACTTCATGATGTATATTATTATAAAAAAATAATATCTCTAAAAACATTATTACTTCATTATTTATAAAAAAATAATTTATTGTTAAGTCCGAATTATAAAAACATAAATTATAAAACGAAAATGAACAAAATAGACATAAAGGCAAAAAAAATTGCTCCATAAGTTCACTATAATAATTCTCATCTATTTGTTTTAATTCACTTATAACTATTGCTAAAATAAAAATAAAAACACAGTAACATATATTATCTGACAAAAAACTTCTATATGAAAAACTTATCTCTGATATATTTCTATATATATATATAGCAATACATATAAATAAATATAAAATTATCCTATTTCTACTTATATAATATTCGTTTTCTCTATCCATAATACACCTTTTTTTGTAAAAATATTTTTGTTTAATTATATTTTATCATAAAATTGAATTTTTTTTCTATATTTTAATGAATTTTTACATTTTTATTATTCCTATCTTTTTTCTTGATTTTTAACATTAATTATCCTATACTAGAAATGAAAGAAAGATTTTGGAGGGGTTATTGATGAAAAAAAATGCTTATGATTTAGCAAGGAATTTAATTGAGGTTATGGCTGATATAGATAGAGCCTTGGATCAAAAATCAAAGAGTAAAAATATGAAAGAGATAGAAGCTTTAGATACCAGAATAGATTCTTTAGAAACTAGAATGTATGAGATTAAAAATAAATTAAAATCAGTTGAAGTTAAATAAAAAGAAGGCTGCTTAAAATTTTATGCAGCCTTCTTTTTATTTAACTTCGTTATAGTATCTATATCCTATAAGTGCATTTAAATTATCATAGGAATATACATTTTTTCCATCTTCATTTCCAAATCCACCATAAACAATACTTTCTTTGTTTCTTATCTGATATGATTTCATCTTTTTGCCTGCTTTATCTTCTAATTCTGTTTCACCTTTTAATCTTGCTATCTGAACAATCATAGCATATATTGAAGTTGATTCAAATTCTGATGAATGTTTACCTGTATCTCTTGAATACGTACAATATACAGCTTTATCATCTTTAAACTTTTCTTTTATCCATTCAAGACTTCTATCAATGTTTTCTCCTGCTTCAAGTCTATTATATATTATAATCATTGATAAAAGCGTATCTATATTTTCATCATTATCATTATGGTACTCATTATCATCTCTTGTATAGCTTTTGTTATATAAAGGAAGTTCATCACTTACATAACCATTATCAATTATCTGAAGAGATTTATCATAAATCTTTTTCCATTTATTGTAATTAAGATTGGAAAGCATATTTAATGTTGAAATATCTAAATAACAAAGAGTTGTTGTTTCACTCTTTTCAGTTCCTTTATTAAAATCTGTAATTACATTTTTATCTACAATATTTTTATATATTCCATCCGATATTTTAAAAGCATACTTTCTATACTTTTTATCATTCCATTTTTCTGAAGCTGAAAGAAGTGCTTTTACAACTCTAAAATCATCAATAGTAGCTGAATTATCTGCTTTTTCATCTTCTGATATTCTCCAGCTTATAAGATCTGAATTAAGAATCATATTACTTTCTATAAAATCCAAGGTTCCATCAAACTTCTCCCTATTATCACTTTTTAAATAATAAAAGAGCATAAGACCTTCTGATTCTGATAATATAGTATGTCCTTTTGTAATATCTCCATCAGATTTTTGATCTATTAAATTTGTATATACTGCACCTTCTTCATTCATCATATTATTTTTAATGAATTCATATAGATCTTTTTCATCTTCAGATATATATGAATTAGAAACTATTTTTGGTGTATAAATAGTTTTATAGTATGGCGATATATAATAATAAGCTATAGCAAAAATTACTGTTACCATAAAAATAGTAATAAAGACTAAAAAAATCTTTTTCTTTTTGTTTTTCATAATTAAATCCTCTTGTTTTTATCCTTTATCATATAAAATTCGATAAACTTTATAATATGTATTTACCTTATCTACATATTTCTTTGTTTCCGCAAATGGAATATATGAAAGATTTTCTCCATCCTTTGAACACTCACTATTTTGAAGCCACTTATCTACATTGCTAGGTCCTGCATTATATGCAGCAACTATAAGATCTATATTTCCATCGAATTTATCATATAAATATCTTAAATACCAGCAACCCATCCTTATATTATATTCTTCATTATATAAATTATCTTTTGAGAAAGATTCAAGTTCCATTTTTTCAGCTATCCACTGACCTGTTTCTGTAGTAATCTGCATAAGTCCTACAGCATCCTTATGTGAATGAGCATCATCATCAAAATTGCTTTCGCTTTTCATAACAGCTAAAACAAAAAATGGACTAAGTTTATACTCTTGACTGTACTTATTGACATATTCATTATACTTATAAGGGAATATAGCACTCTTTAAAATATATAATGAACCTATTGATATTAATAATATGCAAATTATAAAAATTAAAATTCGTTTCAGGAACCTCATATCTCCTCCTTCTATTTTAGCAATTTGAAAAATTCAATAAGATTTTTGAGTTGTTTCTGTGTTTTGGGAATTTCATCGCTTGTATCAATAATCATATCAGCATACTTCTTCTTTTCGTTTAATGGAATTTGTGAATTTATTCTATTTACAGCATCGTTTCTTGAAAGATTGTCACGATTTCTTACTCTCTGTATCTGAGTATTAATATCTGTGTAAACAAGCACGATATAATCAACTTCTTTATAAAATCCAGTTTCAATAAGTGTAGGTGCATCAAGTATTATCATATCTTCCTTATTTTTTTCATATTCTGCAAACTGTTTTTTTATCTCAGATTTTATATAGGGAATAACTATATTCTCATATTTTATACGTTCATTCGGAAATCTAAAAATATGATTTCCAAACTCTTTTCTTCTAAACTGACCTCTCCAATCAAAAAATCCACATCCAAATTTATCTTTTATAATATCTAAAATATCTTTATTAGTAACTACTTCTTTTGCAATCTTATCTGCATCTATAACTTTTAAGCCATTATCACGAAAATAAGCACACGCTGTACTTTTTCCTGTACCTATGCCTCCAGTTAATCCAATTTTAAGCAATTTATTCCACCATTCCTTTATTTCTATAATTGTATGCTACTTTGCATCATACCATGTTTTACCATAGTTTAAGTCAACATCTAGTTTAACTTTTAATTTTACTGCATCTTTCATCTCATTTACGACTATTTCACATACTTTATCAAATTCGTCTTTCTTAACATTTAATATAAGTTCATCATGAACCTGAAGTATAAGTTCACTTTTAAGGTTCTTCTCTTTAAGTTTATTATAAACCTTAATCATTGCAATCTTTATTATATCTGCTGCACTTCCTTGAATTGGAGCATTCATTGCAAGTCTTTCTCCAAATGCTTTTACAATTTTATTCGAAGATTTAATTTCAGGTATAAATCGTCTTCTATTTAATATAGTAGTTACTATTCCAGTCTTTTTAGCATCATCAACTATATTATCAAGATATTCCTTTACTTTAGGATAACGACTAAAATATATATTCATATATTCTTCAGCTTCTTTTTTAGAAATCTTCAAATCCTTTGAAAGACTAAACGCACTTATACCATATACTATTCCAAAATTTACAGCTTTTGCTCTACTTCTCATAAGTGAAGTAACTTCAGAAATTGGCACTTTAAATACTTCAGATGCTGTCTTTGTATGAATATCATTATGATTATTAAATGCATCAATCATATTCTCATCATCAGCAATATGTGCAAGAACCCTTAATTCAATCTGAGAATAGTCACAAGAAACTATTAAATCATCTTTTTCCATAGGTATAAATACTTTTCTTATCTCTTTTCCCATCTCATGCCTTATAGGAATATTTTGAAGGTTTGGTTCAGTGCTTGAAAGACGTCCTGTTGTAGTTACTGTCTGATTAAAACTCGAATGAATTTTAGAATCCGAATCTACTACACTTTTTAATCCTTCAACATAAGTAGAATTTATTTTTGTTATCTGACGAAAATACATTATCTTGCTTATTATAGGATGTTTATCATTAAGTTTTTCCAAAACCTCTTGGTTAGTAGAGTATCCTGTTTTAGTCTTTTTTATTACAGGAAGATCGAGTTTTTCAAATAATATTTTTCCAAGCTGTTTGGGAGAATTTATATTAAATTTTTCATCTGCTAAATCATATATTATTTGCTCTGTCTTATCTATTTCACTTTTAAATTTTTTTTGGAGTTCATCTAAAATATCTGTATTTACTTTGAATCCGTTCTCTTCCATTGAAGATAAAACAAAAATAAGAGGATGTTCAACATTATAATATAATTCTTCCATATTTTCAGATTTTATTTTATCTCTCAAAATAGAGTAAAGTTCTTTTATATATGACGCTTTAAAACATAAATCAGAAATTTCTTTTCCATCTATGCTTTCCATTAAGTATCTCTCTATTATATCTGAAAGCTCATATTTATTTTTAGAAGAATCTATAAGATACGATGCTATCTCAGTATCAAAAATAAATCCTTTTATTAAAATATTATTCTTATTTAAATAAGTAAGTAAATTTTTTCCACTATGAATTATTTTCTTTATCTTTTCATTTTCCATGAAAGCCTTTAATATAGAAAGCGTATTCTCTTCATCACTTAAAAATATTTTTTCGTAATCAATATAATAACACTTACTTTGATCTGAAATTATCATATATTTAAGTTCCATATTAGAAAATCTTTCACGATTACTAATACCATACGATAAAAATACTTCATTTGTATATTCATCAAATACTTTTTTCATGCTTTCTAAATTTTCAATATTTACTATATCAAGCTCTTTTTTTTCTTCAGTATCCTTAAGATCCATTTTATTAAGAATTGATTTCATATTCAATTTTATAAGCATATTTTTTATATCTTTTTCAGATACATTTTCATTCTTCAAAAGTTCATCAATTGTATAATCTATTGGAACATTAGTCACTATCGTTGCAAGTTTTTTAGAAAATATAGCCTGCTCAACATTTTCTTCTAAATTTTGTTTTAACTTATTACCTTTTATTTTATCTATATTACTTAATACTTCTTCAATAGAACCATATTCTTTTATAAGCTTAAAAGCTGTCTTTTCTCCAACTCCTGGAACTCCTTTTATATTATCAGACTTATCTCCCATAAGACCCTTTACATCTATAAATTGTTTTGGAGTAATTCCATATTCAGACACAAATGCATTTTCATCATAAACAGCTGTTTCTGTAACACCTTTTTTTGTTATGACAACTTTTGTTGTAGAAGATGCAAGCTGAAGTGCATCATGATCTCCTGTTACTATATAAGATTCAGTATTATTTTCTTCTGCAATCTTTGAAACAGTTCCTATTATATCGTCAGCTTCAAAGCCTTCCATCTCAAATATTTTTATGCCCATAAATCCCATTAATTCTTTCATTATTGGAAATTGTTCAAAAAGTTCAGGCGGCATCTTTTTTCTTCCTGCTTTATATTCATCATATTCTTTATGACGAAATGTAGGAGCTTTTAAATCAAATGCTGCTATAATAGAGTCCGGATTAATTTCATTTTTCATCTTTAAAAGCATATTTAAAAAACCATAAATAGCATTTGTATTAACTCCGTCATTATTTGTTAAAGGAGGCAGTGCATAAAAAGCCCTATTCATAAGTGAATTTGAATCTAATACTAATAATCTTTTCATATATATCCTCCTTAAAAGTAATCATTACACTTTATTATACTATTTGTAATATTTAAAGTATACCCTAAAATTCAATACTAAGACTCAAATACATCGTAATTTGAATATGTTTTTATTATGTGTTTAAATAAAAATATATATAAATACTGAAAGGAGTATTAATATGATAAAAGATTTACTTATAAAATATGCAGAGCTTATAATTGTAAAAGGAATAAATTTAAAAAAAGATGGTCTTGTTGTTATTTCATCTCCAATAGAATGCTCTGAATTTGCATCTATTATTGCTAAAAAAGCATTTAAACATGGAGCATCTGATGTAAAAATAAAATATTCAGACTCTATATTTAATAAGATACGATTAGAAAACATATCTTATGATACATTAAGCATAAAACATAATTTTGAAAAAGATGAATACGAATATTATGTAGATAATAATGCATCATTCATATCAATATCTGCAGAAGATCCTGATATTTATAAAGATGTTGATTCAAAAAAGCTTTCTTTATACAATAAAGCAAGACGTCAGAATCTAAAAAAATATTTTGATGCATGTAACTCAAACAAAAATGCTTGGACTATTATTTCAATTCCAACAAAATCATGGGCACATAAAATATTTAATACACTTCCTGAAGATAAAGCTTTAGAAAAACTTTATGATGCTATTTTTAATATAATGAGAATTTATGATGATGATCCTATAAAATCATGGACTAAACATATTAATTCTCTTAAAGAAAAAGTTTCAAAACTAAATTCACTTAGCTTAAAATCTCTTCATTATAAAAATTCACTTGGAACAGATCTGACAGTTGAACTTGCAGATGATAGCATTTGGTGTGGAGGAGATGATATTACTTTAGACTCAACTCATTTTATAGCTAATATGCCTACAGAAGAAGTCTACACAACTCCAAAAAGAGATCATGTAAATGGTGTATGTGTAAGTTCAAAACCTTTAAGCTATCTTGGGAACTTAATTGAAAACTTCTCTATTACATTTAAAGACGGAAAAGCAGTATCATGTACCGCAGAAAAAGGACTTGATGTTTTAAAAGAAATAATATCATCTGATGAAAACGCATGTTACCTTGGAGAAGCTGCTCTAGTTCCTTTTAGTTCTCCAATTTCAAAATCAAATATAATTTTTTATAAAACATTATATGATGAAAATGCATCATGCCATTTAGCATTTGGATCATCTTATCCATGCTGTATAAAAAATGGAGATAATCTCTCATCTAAAGAACTTTTAAAAAAAGGTGCTAATACATCAATGACACATGTTGATTTTATGATAGGAACATCTGATCTTTCAATAGACGGTATTAGAAAAGATAATAAAACTATATCCATTTTTAAAAATGGTGAATGGAACATATAAACAAAAAAACTTATTCTTAAAAATTTCAAATTTTTAAGAATAAGTTTTTAATCATTCTGGCAGGGGCACTAGGACTTGAACCCAGAACCAATGGTTTTGGAGACCACTACTCTACCAATTGAGCCATACCCCTTCAACGGGTTTTATTATACAACATTTTTTTTATTAAATCAACTACTTTATTACGAATTTAAATTTTTCTTATCATAATATGCTTTATTATTTATAATAACCTTCGAAATTTCGTTCATATTATATTCAATAAGTCTTTCAAAAGAATAATCTCCATAATATTTCCAAAGCTTTACGTACCAATAATCTTGTAAATCTACTTTAGATGGCTCGTCCCCATCATCAATGACGATTACCTTTTTATAATCAAGCTTATTATCTTCTATAGTCTGCTTTATATTATCATCTTGAATTTTTACTGTCTTTATTCCAATAGAATTAGTAAAATACTGAAATCTATCATCAAATGTCAAAAAAGTAAAATCAGATACTTCCTGTTTTAAATAATTAAATTTTTCCATTTCACTATCAAGTTGTTTTATAGCTTCATTGTAATTATCTTCATAAAAATCCCTGTTAGCAGGATCTTTATCTTGAATTGCTGATTTTACATTGTATAGTGCAATTTTGTAATTATCTATGTTTTCAAAATAATAAGGATTTTCTTCTGATATTCCATTTATATTAAAATTTAAAAGACGAATTCCTCTTGATAAATTAACAATACTTATATTACCCTTTTCTAATTTATCAATAAACTTCGATGCCCATGGCTCAAAATCTGTTCCTGTATATATAAATATATCATTATTCGAAATATTTTTT
It includes:
- a CDS encoding glycosyl hydrolase family 8 — translated: MKNKKKKIFLVFITIFMVTVIFAIAYYYISPYYKTIYTPKIVSNSYISEDEKDLYEFIKNNMMNEEGAVYTNLIDQKSDGDITKGHTILSESEGLMLFYYLKSDNREKFDGTLDFIESNMILNSDLISWRISEDEKADNSATIDDFRVVKALLSASEKWNDKKYRKYAFKISDGIYKNIVDKNVITDFNKGTEKSETTTLCYLDISTLNMLSNLNYNKWKKIYDKSLQIIDNGYVSDELPLYNKSYTRDDNEYHNDNDENIDTLLSMIIIYNRLEAGENIDRSLEWIKEKFKDDKAVYCTYSRDTGKHSSEFESTSIYAMIVQIARLKGETELEDKAGKKMKSYQIRNKESIVYGGFGNEDGKNVYSYDNLNALIGYRYYNEVK
- a CDS encoding lytic transglycosylase domain-containing protein → MRFLKRILIFIICILLISIGSLYILKSAIFPYKYNEYVNKYSQEYKLSPFFVLAVMKSESNFDDDAHSHKDAVGLMQITTETGQWIAEKMELESFSKDNLYNEEYNIRMGCWYLRYLYDKFDGNIDLIVAAYNAGPSNVDKWLQNSECSKDGENLSYIPFAETKKYVDKVNTYYKVYRILYDKG
- the coaE gene encoding dephospho-CoA kinase (Dephospho-CoA kinase (CoaE) performs the final step in coenzyme A biosynthesis.), whose product is MLKIGLTGGIGTGKSTACAYFRDNGLKVIDADKIAKEVVTNKDILDIIKDKFGCGFFDWRGQFRRKEFGNHIFRFPNERIKYENIVIPYIKSEIKKQFAEYEKNKEDMIILDAPTLIETGFYKEVDYIVLVYTDINTQIQRVRNRDNLSRNDAVNRINSQIPLNEKKKYADMIIDTSDEIPKTQKQLKNLIEFFKLLK
- the polA gene encoding DNA polymerase I; the protein is MKRLLVLDSNSLMNRAFYALPPLTNNDGVNTNAIYGFLNMLLKMKNEINPDSIIAAFDLKAPTFRHKEYDEYKAGRKKMPPELFEQFPIMKELMGFMGIKIFEMEGFEADDIIGTVSKIAEENNTESYIVTGDHDALQLASSTTKVVITKKGVTETAVYDENAFVSEYGITPKQFIDVKGLMGDKSDNIKGVPGVGEKTAFKLIKEYGSIEEVLSNIDKIKGNKLKQNLEENVEQAIFSKKLATIVTNVPIDYTIDELLKNENVSEKDIKNMLIKLNMKSILNKMDLKDTEEKKELDIVNIENLESMKKVFDEYTNEVFLSYGISNRERFSNMELKYMIISDQSKCYYIDYEKIFLSDEENTLSILKAFMENEKIKKIIHSGKNLLTYLNKNNILIKGFIFDTEIASYLIDSSKNKYELSDIIERYLMESIDGKEISDLCFKASYIKELYSILRDKIKSENMEELYYNVEHPLIFVLSSMEENGFKVNTDILDELQKKFKSEIDKTEQIIYDLADEKFNINSPKQLGKILFEKLDLPVIKKTKTGYSTNQEVLEKLNDKHPIISKIMYFRQITKINSTYVEGLKSVVDSDSKIHSSFNQTVTTTGRLSSTEPNLQNIPIRHEMGKEIRKVFIPMEKDDLIVSCDYSQIELRVLAHIADDENMIDAFNNHNDIHTKTASEVFKVPISEVTSLMRSRAKAVNFGIVYGISAFSLSKDLKISKKEAEEYMNIYFSRYPKVKEYLDNIVDDAKKTGIVTTILNRRRFIPEIKSSNKIVKAFGERLAMNAPIQGSAADIIKIAMIKVYNKLKEKNLKSELILQVHDELILNVKKDEFDKVCEIVVNEMKDAVKLKVKLDVDLNYGKTWYDAK
- a CDS encoding aminopeptidase, which gives rise to MIKDLLIKYAELIIVKGINLKKDGLVVISSPIECSEFASIIAKKAFKHGASDVKIKYSDSIFNKIRLENISYDTLSIKHNFEKDEYEYYVDNNASFISISAEDPDIYKDVDSKKLSLYNKARRQNLKKYFDACNSNKNAWTIISIPTKSWAHKIFNTLPEDKALEKLYDAIFNIMRIYDDDPIKSWTKHINSLKEKVSKLNSLSLKSLHYKNSLGTDLTVELADDSIWCGGDDITLDSTHFIANMPTEEVYTTPKRDHVNGVCVSSKPLSYLGNLIENFSITFKDGKAVSCTAEKGLDVLKEIISSDENACYLGEAALVPFSSPISKSNIIFYKTLYDENASCHLAFGSSYPCCIKNGDNLSSKELLKKGANTSMTHVDFMIGTSDLSIDGIRKDNKTISIFKNGEWNI
- a CDS encoding zinc ABC transporter substrate-binding protein: MKKLTFVMVIITIVLSLGMCIFSNPLSANTDNNIRTEARDKYLNIITVNKPQYYMVKKIIKDKHNVTYMMKDQNDIDEFQITENAVKNISNNDIFIYTGTDFEPWASKFIDKLEKGNISIVNLSRGIRLLNFNINGISEENPYYFENIDNYKIALYNVKSAIQDKDPANRDFYEDNYNEAIKQLDSEMEKFNYLKQEVSDFTFLTFDDRFQYFTNSIGIKTVKIQDDNIKQTIEDNKLDYKKVIVIDDGDEPSKVDLQDYWYVKLWKYYGDYSFERLIEYNMNEISKVIINNKAYYDKKNLNS